From a region of the Roseivirga sp. 4D4 genome:
- a CDS encoding acyl-CoA dehydrogenase family protein — MSTDSSSKIQKSAKQDVFEHPDFYGMDDLLTEEHKMVRGAVRDFVKREISPYIESWAENNHFPYEIVKKFGEIGAFGPQLPVEYGCGGMDYISYGLIMQEIERGDSGMRSTASVQGSLVMYPIYKFGNEEQRNKYLPKLASGEWLGCFGLTEPDHGSNPSGMTTNFKDMGDHYLLNGAKMWISNAPKADVAVVWAKDETGRIHGLIVERGMEGFSTPETHGKWSLRASTTGELVFDNVKVPKENLLPNKSGLGAPMMCLDSARYGIAWGAIGAAMDCYESARRYCAERIQFDKPIGSFQLQQKKLAEMLTEITKAQLLNLRLGQLFNEGKQTTPQISMAKRNAVEVGLNIAREARQIHGGMGITGEYPMMRHMANLESVVTYEGTHDIHLLILGAEITGIPAFK; from the coding sequence ATGAGCACTGATTCTTCTTCAAAAATTCAAAAATCTGCCAAGCAAGATGTTTTTGAACATCCCGACTTCTATGGTATGGATGACTTACTGACAGAAGAGCACAAAATGGTGCGCGGTGCAGTGCGTGATTTTGTTAAAAGAGAAATCTCTCCTTACATCGAAAGCTGGGCGGAGAATAATCACTTTCCTTACGAGATCGTGAAGAAATTCGGTGAGATAGGTGCTTTCGGCCCTCAATTGCCCGTTGAGTATGGTTGTGGTGGCATGGACTATATCTCCTACGGACTGATCATGCAGGAAATTGAGCGTGGTGATTCGGGTATGCGATCTACAGCATCTGTACAAGGATCTTTGGTGATGTACCCTATATACAAATTCGGAAACGAAGAACAGCGCAATAAGTATTTACCAAAGTTGGCTTCAGGTGAATGGCTAGGCTGCTTCGGTTTGACAGAACCAGACCATGGCTCAAACCCTTCAGGCATGACCACCAACTTTAAAGATATGGGCGACCATTACCTTTTGAATGGTGCCAAAATGTGGATTTCCAATGCTCCGAAAGCCGATGTTGCAGTGGTTTGGGCAAAAGATGAGACTGGTCGTATTCATGGCTTGATCGTAGAACGCGGCATGGAAGGTTTCTCTACCCCAGAAACCCATGGCAAATGGTCTTTAAGAGCCAGTACCACTGGTGAGCTTGTTTTCGATAATGTGAAAGTGCCTAAGGAAAACCTACTTCCTAACAAGAGCGGCTTGGGTGCACCGATGATGTGCCTTGACTCTGCCCGATATGGTATTGCCTGGGGAGCTATTGGTGCCGCGATGGACTGCTATGAGTCTGCCAGAAGATACTGTGCCGAACGAATCCAGTTCGATAAACCGATCGGATCCTTCCAGCTACAACAAAAGAAACTGGCAGAAATGCTCACTGAAATCACCAAGGCACAGTTGCTCAACCTCCGCCTAGGTCAGCTTTTCAATGAAGGCAAACAAACGACTCCGCAAATCTCTATGGCCAAGCGTAATGCCGTTGAAGTAGGATTGAACATCGCCAGAGAAGCGAGACAAATTCATGGTGGTATGGGTATTACTGGTGAGTATCCAATGATGCGTCATATGGCCAACCTTGAATCAGTGGTAACCTACGAAGGAACCCACGACATACACTTGCTAATTCTTGGTGCTGAGATTACCGGGATTCCGGCTTTCAAGTAA
- a CDS encoding tryptophan 2,3-dioxygenase family protein translates to MNNSEIDQDIIDRIKKLEAKYEAMGQDMSSYLDGLLHADFLKYWDYINLDSLLGLQQPKTDFPDEMIFIIYHQSTELYFKLAMWELKQLHEHVHPDLKFFTARVKRLNNYFEHLCHSFSIMTDGMEREQFLQFRMSLLPSSGFQSGQYRMIEIGSTSLINLVNKDKRDEVSEDSSLEELYDAIYWKTGATELKSGKKTLTLQHFEEKYSKEFMRLAEDVETTNLYALYQKHYANAEGNDELKAELRKYDLLANVDWPLAHYRSAVRYLHKDPVDIAATGGTNWQKYLPPRFQGVIFFPELWSEEERRDWGKHWVIQQLGGKH, encoded by the coding sequence ATGAACAACTCGGAAATCGACCAAGACATAATTGACAGAATTAAGAAGCTGGAAGCGAAGTATGAGGCAATGGGTCAAGATATGTCTTCCTATCTGGATGGCTTACTGCATGCCGACTTCTTAAAATATTGGGATTACATCAACCTTGATTCACTTTTAGGCCTTCAGCAACCCAAAACAGATTTTCCAGATGAGATGATCTTCATTATCTATCATCAGTCTACAGAGTTGTATTTCAAGTTGGCTATGTGGGAGCTGAAACAGCTTCATGAGCATGTACACCCTGATTTGAAGTTCTTTACTGCACGAGTGAAGCGTTTGAATAACTACTTCGAGCACTTATGCCACTCGTTCAGTATCATGACAGATGGTATGGAGCGAGAGCAATTCCTCCAGTTTAGAATGTCTTTATTACCTTCCTCTGGCTTTCAATCTGGTCAGTATAGGATGATTGAAATCGGCTCAACTAGCCTGATCAACCTGGTGAATAAGGATAAGAGAGATGAAGTCAGTGAAGATTCCTCTTTAGAGGAGCTCTATGATGCAATTTATTGGAAGACGGGTGCCACGGAACTCAAGTCTGGGAAGAAGACCTTGACACTCCAGCATTTCGAGGAAAAGTACTCGAAAGAGTTTATGCGCTTGGCGGAGGATGTAGAAACAACAAACCTATACGCGCTTTACCAGAAACATTACGCCAATGCAGAAGGTAATGATGAACTGAAGGCTGAACTGAGAAAGTATGATCTATTGGCTAACGTGGATTGGCCATTGGCGCATTATCGATCGGCAGTGCGCTATCTTCATAAAGACCCTGTAGATATTGCCGCTACCGGTGGGACAAATTGGCAAAAGTATTTGCCGCCCCGTTTTCAAGGGGTGATTTTCTTTCCAGAACTCTGGAGTGAAGAGGAAAGAAGAGATTGGGGTAAACACTGGGTGATACAACAACTTGGAGGAAAGCATTAG
- a CDS encoding NAD(P)/FAD-dependent oxidoreductase: MIKTVKTTLSPEQAYNPELFEETILKRAQVHSPDAEVRPVRRSIDARSQRVKINVEALVSIKEDLPPLISYKRDYPNVASAEPVVIVGFGPAGMFAALRLIELGYKPIVIERGSDVQKRRRDIAAINKDHVVNPESNYCFGEGGAGTYSDGKLYTRSKKRGDIQKSLEILVAHGATEDILVDAHPHIGTNKLPKVVQEIRESVLGAGGEIHFDTKVADFIVKEDEMKGVVLEDGSEVEGLGVILATGHSARDIFHLLDKKKVLIEAKPFALGIRIEHPQQLIDRIQYHCATDRGPWLPASSYALVHQTKYQGQQRGVFSFCMCPGGFIVPSATAPGEVVVNGMSPSRRDSKFANSGIVTAIELEDLKDYQKHGNLAGLAFQQEVEQRACAVAGGTQAAPAQKMSDYINGHVSGTLNDTSYQPGLVSVDMSEVLPEAVHMRMKEGLRAFGRKMKGYLSNEAQIVGVESRTSSPVRIPRDKESCEHLQIKRLYPCGEGAGYAGGILSAAMDGEKCADRLIAAYGKVKN; this comes from the coding sequence ATGATAAAGACTGTAAAAACCACATTAAGCCCAGAGCAGGCTTACAATCCCGAGTTATTCGAGGAAACCATTCTCAAGAGAGCCCAAGTCCACTCGCCTGATGCGGAAGTAAGACCCGTAAGAAGGTCGATTGATGCACGATCACAACGCGTGAAAATCAATGTCGAAGCGCTCGTTTCGATCAAAGAAGACCTACCACCACTGATTTCTTACAAGCGAGACTATCCAAATGTGGCTAGTGCAGAACCGGTTGTGATTGTAGGATTTGGTCCTGCTGGAATGTTTGCAGCCCTGCGACTCATTGAACTGGGCTATAAGCCGATCGTGATCGAGAGAGGGAGTGATGTTCAGAAACGGAGAAGAGATATAGCAGCCATCAATAAGGACCATGTGGTTAACCCTGAATCCAATTATTGCTTTGGCGAAGGTGGTGCAGGTACTTACTCGGACGGTAAGCTTTACACCCGATCCAAAAAGCGAGGAGATATTCAAAAGTCATTGGAAATCTTGGTGGCACATGGTGCTACAGAAGACATTCTGGTAGATGCTCACCCCCATATTGGTACAAATAAGCTGCCCAAGGTGGTTCAGGAAATCCGTGAGTCAGTTTTAGGTGCTGGTGGTGAAATTCACTTCGATACCAAAGTGGCTGATTTCATTGTCAAGGAAGACGAAATGAAGGGAGTGGTCCTTGAAGATGGGAGTGAGGTAGAAGGACTAGGCGTAATTCTAGCAACAGGACACTCGGCCAGAGATATCTTTCATTTACTAGATAAGAAGAAGGTTTTGATTGAAGCCAAACCTTTCGCACTTGGCATACGGATAGAGCATCCACAACAATTGATCGATCGAATTCAGTATCACTGTGCTACCGATCGTGGACCATGGTTACCGGCATCATCATATGCCTTGGTGCACCAGACCAAGTACCAAGGCCAGCAAAGAGGTGTGTTCAGTTTTTGTATGTGCCCAGGAGGCTTTATTGTACCATCGGCAACAGCGCCCGGTGAAGTGGTCGTAAATGGCATGAGCCCTTCCAGACGAGATTCCAAGTTTGCCAACTCAGGCATTGTGACGGCAATTGAACTAGAGGATTTAAAAGACTATCAGAAGCACGGTAACTTGGCCGGGCTCGCCTTCCAACAGGAAGTCGAGCAGCGTGCCTGTGCGGTCGCTGGTGGAACACAAGCTGCTCCGGCTCAGAAAATGTCCGATTACATTAATGGCCATGTTTCCGGCACGCTGAATGATACTTCGTATCAGCCCGGCCTAGTATCGGTAGACATGAGTGAAGTCCTCCCAGAAGCCGTTCATATGCGCATGAAAGAAGGTTTAAGGGCCTTTGGCCGAAAGATGAAAGGTTATCTCTCGAATGAGGCCCAAATCGTTGGTGTGGAAAGCAGAACTTCATCACCGGTCAGAATTCCAAGAGATAAAGAATCTTGTGAACACCTTCAAATCAAAAGACTATATCCTTGTGGAGAAGGAGCCGGTTATGCCGGTGGAATTCTCTCAGCTGCAATGGATGGAGAAAAGTGTGCCGATCGATTGATCGCTGCGTATGGAAAGGTTAAGAATTAA
- a CDS encoding thioredoxin family protein: MKVHLIGILLLLGSFVKANDLVQIPFIEVTNANEWQAAFDQAKTENKLVFVDAYTDWCSYCHKLDKEVYTDQSVVDYYSKNFINVKFDAESDFGYPKADQLNISGYPTLLFMTGQDQVFKVVDGFVPAEALLSYGKEISRMISRRPDLEAKFDANTITRDEHLEFIGILEGTDEVKASEVAKAYVKKLKEEDFLDLQNIWLLARHQNQLNGYPYLYISTHKDLLVEAHGINEYNDYMTAVYNDNLELAIKYGDDQLMNDIVLNVLPHFVENDQLPNARFSTRSVYYGQRGEFERYKIEVNSYMNNHLSNDSKADFALSTTYEIIENYASNDMIAFSTQLLKQALDIDEKNFELNSIIGYAKGLLGDYKDADKYIEIAKSLAEGEEELEIVQSLADAVQMMKEGQD, from the coding sequence ATGAAAGTTCACCTGATTGGAATATTGCTATTGTTAGGCAGCTTTGTCAAGGCAAATGACCTTGTCCAAATTCCATTTATTGAGGTAACCAATGCCAACGAATGGCAGGCGGCTTTCGATCAGGCCAAAACCGAAAACAAACTGGTGTTCGTGGATGCTTATACTGACTGGTGCAGCTATTGCCACAAACTCGATAAGGAAGTCTATACAGACCAATCAGTCGTTGACTACTACTCCAAGAATTTTATCAATGTGAAATTCGATGCCGAAAGCGATTTCGGGTACCCAAAAGCCGATCAACTCAACATCTCTGGCTACCCTACTTTGCTCTTTATGACTGGGCAGGATCAGGTATTCAAAGTTGTGGATGGTTTTGTACCTGCTGAGGCACTTCTTTCTTATGGCAAAGAGATTTCACGTATGATTTCCAGGCGGCCTGATCTGGAAGCGAAGTTTGATGCTAATACAATCACCAGAGATGAGCACCTTGAATTCATCGGTATTTTGGAAGGGACAGATGAGGTTAAGGCCAGCGAGGTAGCCAAAGCATATGTCAAAAAACTTAAAGAAGAAGACTTTCTAGACCTTCAGAACATCTGGCTCCTAGCAAGACATCAGAATCAACTCAACGGTTATCCATACCTATACATCTCAACCCATAAAGACTTATTGGTTGAAGCCCATGGCATCAATGAGTATAACGATTACATGACGGCTGTTTACAATGACAACCTAGAGTTGGCCATCAAATATGGTGACGATCAGTTGATGAACGATATCGTCCTCAACGTGCTACCGCATTTTGTTGAAAACGATCAGCTCCCGAATGCCAGATTCTCGACTCGATCTGTTTATTACGGTCAACGTGGTGAGTTTGAGCGCTATAAAATAGAGGTTAATTCTTACATGAATAACCATCTTTCAAATGACAGTAAGGCTGACTTTGCCCTATCAACCACTTATGAGATTATCGAGAACTATGCATCTAACGACATGATTGCATTCTCAACACAACTCCTCAAGCAGGCACTGGATATTGACGAGAAGAATTTCGAATTGAATTCTATTATTGGTTATGCCAAAGGCCTTTTGGGTGATTATAAGGATGCTGATAAGTATATCGAAATCGCGAAGTCGCTAGCCGAAGGTGAAGAAGAACTGGAAATCGTTCAGAGCCTTGCCGATGCTGTCCAAATGATGAAGGAGGGACAGGATTAG
- a CDS encoding CoA-binding protein: protein MGKTVIVGSVPKAYRYAHQAAVMLEERDFDFIPLGIQEGEVLGREILNVNNRPKIDDVETLTLYINPTRQKDWYDYMISLSPKRIIFNPGTENQEFKIKAEKAGIECIEACTLVMLSTGVY from the coding sequence ATGGGAAAAACAGTGATTGTAGGGAGTGTGCCAAAGGCTTACCGCTATGCACATCAAGCAGCAGTAATGCTAGAAGAGCGTGATTTTGATTTTATTCCGTTAGGAATACAAGAAGGAGAAGTGCTCGGCCGAGAGATATTGAATGTCAACAACAGACCTAAAATTGATGACGTTGAAACACTCACATTGTATATCAATCCAACCCGGCAAAAAGACTGGTATGACTACATGATTTCCCTTTCTCCAAAGCGAATAATTTTTAATCCCGGTACTGAGAATCAGGAGTTTAAAATTAAGGCCGAAAAAGCAGGTATTGAATGTATCGAAGCCTGTACTTTAGTTATGCTTTCGACTGGCGTTTACTAA
- the gyrB gene encoding DNA topoisomerase (ATP-hydrolyzing) subunit B, which produces MSEEKANQKKDYSAGNIQVLEGLEAVRKRPAMYIGDVGIKGLHHMIWEVVDNSIDEALAGHCDTISVVIEEDNSITVQDNGRGIPTGMHPKEKRSALEVVMTVLHAGGKFDKDTYKVSGGLHGVGVSCVNALSSMLEVTVHREGKEFKQEYSKGIPKYPVKETGKSSSNGTKVHFLPDTEIFTVSEYKYETVASRLRELAFLNSGITITLEDKRETDDDGNFLSDTFHSEGGLTEFVEYLDETRENLVDEPIYIEGEKNGVPVQVAMTYNTSYSENVVSYVNNINTIEGGTHVSGFRRALTRTLKSYADKSGLLDKVKVEISGDDFREGLTAVISVKVAEPQFEGQTKTKLGNSEVTGAVESSVGETLSTYLEENPKSAKQIVSKVILAAQARHAARKAREMVQRKNVLSGTGLPGKLADCSEKDPGLCEIYLVEGDSAGGSAKQGRDRNFQAILPLRGKILNVEKAQEHKIYDNDEIKNMITALGVSFGTEEDEKALNMEKLRYHKIIIMTDADIDGSHIRTLILTFFFRYMRPLIDAGYIYIALPPLYLLKKGKDQRYCWDEAQRAILTREMAGEGKEDTVNVQRYKGLGEMNPEQLWETTMDPSHRSLKQVTIDSAAEADHLFSVLMGDEVAPRRDFIEKNAKYAKVDV; this is translated from the coding sequence ATGAGCGAAGAAAAAGCGAATCAGAAAAAAGATTATTCAGCAGGTAATATTCAGGTTTTAGAAGGATTAGAGGCGGTTAGGAAGCGTCCTGCTATGTATATAGGTGATGTAGGAATTAAAGGTCTGCACCACATGATTTGGGAGGTAGTTGATAACTCAATTGATGAAGCGTTAGCAGGTCACTGTGACACCATATCTGTAGTCATTGAAGAAGATAATTCTATCACCGTCCAAGACAACGGTAGAGGTATCCCTACAGGGATGCACCCGAAGGAGAAAAGATCGGCATTAGAAGTTGTAATGACAGTACTCCACGCAGGAGGTAAATTCGACAAGGATACTTATAAAGTTTCTGGTGGATTGCACGGTGTTGGTGTGTCATGTGTGAACGCACTTTCTTCTATGTTAGAAGTGACTGTCCACAGAGAAGGAAAGGAATTTAAGCAAGAGTATTCTAAAGGTATTCCGAAATACCCTGTTAAGGAAACGGGTAAGTCCAGTTCGAATGGTACCAAGGTTCACTTCTTACCAGACACAGAGATTTTCACAGTTAGTGAATACAAGTATGAGACGGTTGCTTCGCGATTAAGAGAATTGGCCTTCTTGAATTCCGGGATAACAATTACCCTTGAAGACAAACGAGAAACTGATGATGACGGAAACTTCTTGTCTGACACTTTCCATTCTGAAGGCGGCCTGACCGAATTCGTTGAGTACTTAGATGAGACGAGAGAAAACCTAGTAGACGAACCGATCTACATTGAAGGAGAAAAGAATGGTGTACCCGTTCAGGTAGCCATGACTTACAATACGTCATACTCTGAGAATGTGGTGAGTTATGTGAATAACATTAATACCATAGAAGGAGGTACACATGTATCAGGATTTAGAAGGGCACTTACAAGAACACTGAAGTCCTATGCCGATAAATCTGGATTGCTGGATAAAGTAAAGGTTGAAATCAGTGGTGATGACTTTAGAGAAGGACTGACAGCTGTAATTTCTGTGAAGGTGGCTGAGCCTCAGTTCGAAGGTCAGACAAAAACGAAACTAGGTAACTCAGAAGTTACTGGAGCAGTTGAGTCATCCGTGGGTGAGACTTTGAGTACTTATCTTGAAGAGAATCCTAAAAGTGCTAAGCAGATCGTTTCTAAGGTCATCTTGGCAGCTCAAGCCAGGCACGCTGCGCGAAAAGCTCGTGAAATGGTTCAGCGTAAGAATGTACTCTCGGGTACAGGTTTGCCAGGTAAGCTTGCCGATTGCTCCGAAAAGGACCCAGGGTTATGCGAAATCTACCTTGTGGAGGGAGATTCTGCTGGTGGTTCAGCTAAGCAGGGACGAGATAGGAATTTCCAGGCCATTCTGCCTTTGAGAGGTAAGATACTTAATGTTGAAAAAGCCCAAGAGCATAAGATATATGACAATGATGAGATCAAGAATATGATCACAGCATTGGGTGTCTCTTTCGGTACGGAGGAAGACGAGAAGGCATTGAATATGGAAAAACTACGCTACCATAAGATCATCATCATGACGGATGCTGATATTGATGGTAGTCATATTCGTACTTTGATTCTAACCTTCTTTTTCAGGTATATGAGGCCATTGATCGATGCAGGTTATATCTACATTGCCTTACCACCGCTTTACTTGTTGAAGAAGGGTAAAGACCAGCGATATTGCTGGGATGAAGCACAACGTGCCATCTTGACAAGAGAAATGGCTGGTGAAGGGAAAGAGGATACTGTGAATGTGCAGCGATACAAAGGTCTGGGCGAAATGAACCCAGAGCAACTTTGGGAAACGACCATGGATCCTTCTCACAGAAGCTTGAAGCAAGTTACAATTGACTCTGCGGCTGAAGCAGATCACTTGTTCTCAGTCTTGATGGGAGATGAGGTAGCACCTCGAAGAGATTTCATCGAGAAGAATGCCAAGTACGCCAAAGTCGATGTTTAG
- a CDS encoding Ppx/GppA phosphatase family protein produces MKLAAIDIGSNAIRFQVTNVINYDGELSFKRLEYIRFPLRLGNDVFKNRSIGPEKEDKFFRLMNAFKLLIDLYEVDDYYACATSAMRESQNGRSIVRSVKELLGLHIHIIDGDEEAKFINNVVLKDLPPDTFLHIDVGGGSTELNIINNRSNLNSQSFKLGSVRTLELESAYTEMEKMTSWIKDNLGNNIEEIKAIGTGGNIQKLYELSHKSTKERLAEIDNLEVTLEFLKDLSTDEKINRLRLNPDRADVIVPAGNIYLSAMKAAKAQEILVPDVGLKDGIMQMLYEKHIPDALLGI; encoded by the coding sequence TTGAAATTAGCTGCAATTGACATTGGCTCAAACGCCATTAGATTTCAGGTAACCAATGTGATCAACTATGATGGAGAACTCTCTTTCAAGCGATTAGAATACATTAGATTTCCGCTTAGACTTGGAAATGATGTTTTCAAAAATAGAAGCATTGGCCCTGAAAAGGAGGATAAGTTTTTCAGGCTGATGAACGCTTTTAAGTTATTAATCGATCTATACGAAGTTGATGACTATTATGCCTGTGCTACTTCTGCCATGAGGGAATCTCAGAATGGCAGAAGTATCGTTCGCAGCGTGAAGGAACTTTTGGGCCTACACATTCATATCATTGATGGTGATGAAGAGGCCAAATTCATCAACAATGTGGTGCTAAAAGACTTGCCCCCAGACACCTTTCTCCATATTGACGTTGGTGGTGGAAGTACTGAGTTGAATATCATAAACAACAGGTCCAATCTAAATTCCCAATCCTTCAAATTAGGCTCCGTGAGAACATTAGAACTGGAGTCTGCTTATACTGAAATGGAGAAAATGACCTCCTGGATTAAGGACAACCTTGGTAACAACATTGAAGAAATTAAAGCGATCGGCACGGGAGGCAATATCCAAAAGCTTTATGAACTCAGTCATAAATCGACCAAAGAGCGACTAGCCGAAATCGACAATTTAGAGGTGACTTTGGAATTTCTAAAAGACCTCTCGACTGATGAAAAGATCAACAGACTAAGACTTAATCCAGATCGTGCCGATGTGATTGTTCCCGCAGGGAACATTTATCTAAGTGCCATGAAGGCCGCTAAAGCTCAAGAGATTCTCGTACCTGATGTCGGTCTTAAGGATGGCATTATGCAGATGTTGTACGAGAAACACATACCCGATGCACTGTTGGGAATATGA